A genomic segment from Methanolobus zinderi encodes:
- a CDS encoding DUF1638 domain-containing protein, with translation MPVLSLIGCKILEDEITHVLSRYNENTRVILIDDRESIDLARKLKSQDTPFSLAPIDRIRDFITSSEPGPVKKKFMSLLGKKYKDEMIVIIKIMPLGLHVDSNKLREIVAGQINLMSEFSDGVLLFYGLCGNALKDIGNSEDISVPLYVLKDKNGEHVDDCISIALGGNRRYEEELERYNDTATLYFTPLWASSWKDMKDIPADAEKISEYRYSFRIGRVARLDTGLEFEKDFDSRIKELARKFNAEVVELKGNTDIVENCYLKVRKNLTEQTGTSE, from the coding sequence ATGCCCGTACTCAGCCTAATAGGATGCAAGATACTTGAAGACGAGATCACACATGTTCTGTCCAGATATAATGAAAATACCAGGGTAATTCTTATAGACGACAGGGAGTCCATAGACCTTGCAAGAAAACTCAAATCACAGGATACGCCTTTCTCACTGGCTCCCATAGACAGGATACGGGATTTCATAACATCATCTGAGCCGGGTCCTGTTAAGAAAAAGTTCATGTCACTTTTAGGTAAAAAGTATAAGGATGAGATGATAGTCATCATAAAGATAATGCCCCTGGGTCTCCATGTGGACAGTAACAAACTCAGAGAGATCGTAGCCGGGCAGATAAATCTTATGTCAGAGTTCTCGGACGGGGTCTTGCTTTTTTACGGACTTTGCGGAAACGCCCTGAAGGATATAGGTAACTCAGAGGACATTTCTGTTCCTCTCTATGTCCTGAAGGACAAGAACGGGGAACATGTTGATGATTGCATCAGTATAGCGCTTGGTGGTAACAGGAGATATGAAGAGGAACTTGAAAGGTATAATGACACTGCAACCCTTTATTTTACTCCCCTCTGGGCATCCAGCTGGAAAGATATGAAAGATATCCCTGCTGATGCCGAAAAAATATCCGAGTACAGGTACTCTTTCAGAATAGGACGTGTTGCCAGGCTTGACACAGGCCTGGAATTTGAAAAGGATTTCGATTCCAGAATCAAGGAACTGGCCCGAAAGTTCAATGCTGAGGTAGTTGAACTCAAAGGAAATACGGATATTGTGGAAAACTGTTATCTGAAGGTCCGAAAGAACTTAACAGAACAGACGGGAACTAGCGAATAA
- a CDS encoding winged helix-turn-helix domain-containing protein, producing MKERPADSHKMNTEAYQDRNNYLDELAEIKAEISSLNRAVSRVLEHSGNQQMNMMFSDIKNDLSGPLINYMMHDARNTLNNSMPEDCEQKQVCKSAFEKLFQEMSLLLLDRNMDEEKLLQFQERFDELKEFASTENCDSCTTHASTMFNKQLGLLRTMSGSVGQRSETGDATSIVDLPDDVVSSICEPLANKQRLLILKSLSTETRSFSELSKITGLRGGNLLFHLQKLLDTDMILQRTERGDYLLTNKGYRILQGIADLYEATEKVSGEQILLESDQVIG from the coding sequence ATGAAAGAAAGACCTGCAGATTCACATAAAATGAACACGGAAGCTTATCAGGATAGGAATAACTATCTTGATGAGCTGGCTGAGATCAAGGCCGAGATCTCATCATTGAACAGGGCGGTTTCAAGGGTTCTTGAACACTCCGGTAATCAGCAAATGAACATGATGTTCTCGGATATTAAAAATGACCTATCAGGTCCGTTAATAAACTACATGATGCATGATGCCAGGAATACTTTGAACAACAGTATGCCCGAGGACTGCGAGCAGAAGCAGGTATGTAAATCCGCTTTTGAGAAACTTTTCCAGGAAATGTCACTGCTCCTGCTGGACAGGAATATGGACGAAGAAAAACTTCTTCAATTCCAGGAGCGTTTCGATGAACTCAAAGAGTTTGCGTCTACCGAGAATTGTGATTCCTGTACAACCCATGCATCTACCATGTTCAACAAGCAACTGGGATTGCTTCGTACCATGAGCGGTTCTGTAGGCCAGAGATCTGAAACCGGAGATGCCACAAGTATAGTAGATCTTCCTGATGATGTGGTGAGCAGCATATGCGAGCCCCTTGCAAACAAACAGAGACTCCTTATACTAAAATCACTGAGTACGGAGACCCGGAGTTTTTCCGAGCTTTCAAAGATCACAGGCCTTCGGGGAGGAAATCTTCTCTTCCATCTGCAGAAACTGCTGGACACGGATATGATCCTTCAAAGGACAGAGCGTGGTGACTACCTGTTAACAAATAAAGGCTACAGGATATTGCAGGGGATCGCAGACCTGTATGAGGCAACAGAAAAAGTAAGCGGGGAACAAATCTTACTTGAAAGTGATCAGGTCATCGGTTGA
- a CDS encoding DUF3656 domain-containing U32 family peptidase, with protein MHNQNNHNICHPPEILAPAGDMQALLGALKGEADAVYLGVSDFNARQGAENFSLEELEKAIDLAHSLDVRVFLALNIPVKQKELQDVLNIIDRAYAYGVDALILEDIGLMKLLSEIYPDLPLHASTQMTIHNKEGVDLIEKAGASRVILSRELNSGQVKNIVKNSNIDIELFVHGALCYSYSGRCLFSSFLGNRSANRGACTQPCRRPYKLTIDGKEVSGKLIGEYPISCAELCTLPELDSIVKAGVKSLKIEGRMKKPEYVTASSTIYKKAVEKICAGNKLNKEEIQQYEAELAKLFYRGFTKGFVSGESDVTHQKYSSSYGLFLGKVRKISRSKHHADLQLKLNQDISSKDGISILTRMRMLGSRVDAILKDGKKVERASKGDEVVLWISPKTGKAVRPNDEVFLSTDRQLIDSLQKKDLRRVPVNIVVTVRKGEALRIEVNESRADAEFTDEYIIQDAKSSPTTPEKISEVVEKLGDTSYYADNINIEADENIFIPIGVITAARREAISLLENRIRELYKRDQKNPLLEEIIKTHSDRKAAPEDNMLLSVEVSDIDGLFIAAKAGADIIYLPADEADRLMEPENKNVIQHLQKKGTQIIVMTPQVTFDHELANVKQTMEDVHSAGFGLACSNPGTVKIASEMGIDFGAQKELNIFNSLSAGFYHTEGASVVTLSSELNLDEIKDVSDALAGEGVKCHIELLVHGRELLLITENDLLKPLADRSMLKKDSDVKLVDRREESFPVKRQGTRTLIYHSRVLSMLEDLEALRESGVDILRLDLSLNNQNYIRDTILAYRNVIHGKRPKTIKRKNEVLTKGHYFEGVL; from the coding sequence ATGCATAATCAAAATAACCATAATATCTGCCATCCTCCTGAGATACTTGCACCTGCCGGCGACATGCAGGCTTTGCTTGGTGCCTTAAAAGGAGAAGCTGATGCTGTCTACCTTGGAGTCTCGGATTTTAATGCAAGACAGGGAGCCGAGAACTTCAGTCTTGAAGAGCTTGAAAAAGCCATAGACCTTGCACACTCACTGGATGTCAGGGTATTCCTTGCCTTGAATATCCCTGTTAAACAGAAGGAACTGCAGGATGTACTGAACATAATCGACAGAGCCTATGCATATGGTGTCGATGCCCTCATCCTGGAAGACATCGGGCTTATGAAGCTGCTGAGTGAAATATATCCTGACCTCCCGCTTCACGCAAGTACACAGATGACCATCCATAACAAAGAAGGTGTCGACCTGATCGAAAAGGCCGGCGCTTCAAGGGTTATACTTTCCAGGGAACTTAACTCCGGTCAGGTAAAGAACATCGTAAAAAACAGTAACATTGATATCGAACTCTTTGTTCATGGTGCTTTGTGTTATTCGTATTCCGGCAGATGTCTGTTCAGCAGTTTCCTGGGCAACCGCAGTGCAAACAGGGGTGCCTGCACCCAGCCATGTCGCAGGCCCTATAAACTGACAATTGACGGTAAAGAGGTTAGCGGGAAACTTATCGGAGAATATCCAATCAGTTGCGCCGAACTCTGTACACTTCCTGAGCTTGACAGCATAGTCAAGGCCGGTGTTAAGAGCCTGAAAATAGAAGGAAGGATGAAAAAACCCGAATATGTGACAGCCAGCTCAACGATCTACAAAAAAGCTGTCGAGAAAATATGTGCAGGCAATAAACTCAACAAAGAAGAGATCCAACAATATGAAGCAGAGCTTGCCAAACTTTTCTACAGAGGCTTTACAAAAGGTTTTGTTTCAGGTGAAAGTGATGTCACACACCAGAAATACAGTTCAAGCTATGGACTTTTCCTCGGGAAGGTCAGGAAAATATCGCGTTCTAAGCATCATGCTGACCTGCAACTCAAACTGAATCAGGATATAAGTTCAAAAGACGGAATCTCGATCCTTACCAGAATGCGGATGCTTGGAAGCCGGGTTGATGCCATCCTCAAGGACGGGAAAAAAGTTGAAAGGGCTTCAAAAGGAGACGAAGTTGTTCTCTGGATAAGCCCCAAAACAGGAAAAGCAGTCAGACCCAATGATGAAGTATTCCTCTCAACTGACAGGCAATTGATAGACTCCCTGCAAAAAAAGGATCTCCGTAGAGTTCCTGTGAACATCGTGGTCACAGTCAGGAAAGGAGAAGCTCTCAGGATAGAAGTAAACGAAAGCAGGGCGGATGCAGAGTTTACTGACGAATATATAATTCAGGATGCAAAGAGTTCACCCACGACCCCGGAAAAGATATCTGAAGTGGTCGAAAAGCTGGGGGATACATCCTACTATGCCGACAATATCAATATTGAGGCTGACGAGAATATATTCATCCCAATTGGTGTTATAACCGCTGCCAGGCGTGAAGCAATCTCACTGCTGGAGAATAGAATAAGGGAACTCTACAAACGAGATCAGAAGAATCCTCTGCTTGAAGAAATCATAAAAACCCATTCTGACAGGAAAGCCGCCCCTGAGGACAATATGCTTCTGAGTGTAGAGGTCAGCGATATTGACGGCCTTTTTATCGCCGCAAAAGCAGGAGCGGATATCATATACCTGCCTGCGGATGAGGCTGACCGCCTGATGGAGCCTGAAAACAAAAATGTGATACAGCATCTGCAGAAAAAAGGCACACAGATCATAGTTATGACTCCTCAGGTGACATTCGATCATGAGCTTGCAAATGTTAAACAGACCATGGAAGATGTTCACAGTGCAGGTTTTGGTCTGGCATGTTCAAACCCGGGTACGGTGAAAATTGCTTCTGAGATGGGTATTGATTTTGGGGCCCAGAAAGAACTGAATATCTTCAATTCCCTGTCCGCAGGATTCTACCACACAGAAGGTGCATCGGTTGTGACACTCTCGAGCGAGCTGAACCTGGATGAAATAAAGGATGTGTCCGATGCGCTGGCCGGAGAAGGAGTCAAATGCCATATCGAGCTGCTTGTACATGGCCGTGAACTATTGCTCATAACAGAGAACGACCTGCTCAAACCTCTGGCTGACAGGTCCATGCTGAAAAAGGACAGTGATGTGAAACTTGTCGACCGCAGAGAAGAAAGTTTCCCTGTTAAAAGACAGGGTACGCGTACACTCATCTATCATTCCAGGGTCCTCAGTATGCTTGAAGATTTGGAAGCTCTGCGTGAGAGCGGTGTAGACATTCTGCGTCTTGACCTTTCCCTGAACAATCAAAATTATATAAGGGATACCATACTGGCCTACAGGAATGTAATCCATGGCAAGAGGCCTAAAACCATTAAGAGGAAAAATGAGGTTCTCACAAAAGGTCACTACTTTGAAGGGGTCCTGTAA
- a CDS encoding cobalamin B12-binding domain-containing protein → MTDPKLSCQDIIEMARHSIITLDDKEAEFAAQEALDAGLDPVDFIEKGFVEGMREIGDRFEEGKASLVQIFAASRIMDAGMNVLKPRLSKKDKGFCFFGNIAMNA, encoded by the coding sequence ATGACTGATCCAAAACTTAGCTGTCAGGATATCATCGAAATGGCCAGACATTCCATCATAACCCTTGATGACAAAGAGGCAGAATTTGCTGCGCAGGAGGCACTTGATGCAGGTCTGGACCCGGTTGACTTTATCGAGAAGGGTTTTGTTGAAGGGATGAGAGAAATAGGGGACCGTTTCGAAGAAGGAAAAGCGTCTCTTGTGCAGATATTTGCGGCTTCTAGAATAATGGATGCAGGCATGAATGTCCTCAAACCACGATTGAGTAAAAAAGACAAGGGTTTTTGCTTTTTTGGCAATATTGCAATGAATGCCTGA
- a CDS encoding tetratricopeptide repeat protein, translating to MEKDTGWEEDDELIDGDTQIDKQSMEDIELLKREADNLVFEERYEEAIGCLNRILAINPDNEEIMASKGFTFCLLGDFDEGFFYLEEASRINPASKSVLIMTADAYLRYKRPDISVQVLDQAIDMYPDDDGLVMLKEIILMTKFRKKEYFSLN from the coding sequence ATGGAAAAAGATACCGGATGGGAAGAAGATGATGAGCTGATCGACGGGGACACACAGATCGATAAGCAAAGCATGGAAGATATCGAGCTGTTGAAAAGAGAAGCTGACAATCTTGTCTTTGAAGAAAGATACGAGGAAGCCATCGGATGTCTTAACAGGATACTGGCCATAAATCCCGATAATGAGGAAATAATGGCAAGTAAAGGTTTTACATTTTGTCTTCTTGGTGATTTTGATGAAGGCTTTTTTTACCTGGAAGAAGCTTCCAGAATAAATCCTGCTTCTAAAAGCGTACTCATCATGACCGCTGATGCGTATCTGCGTTACAAGAGACCTGATATCTCCGTACAGGTACTGGATCAGGCAATTGATATGTATCCTGATGACGACGGACTTGTCATGCTCAAGGAAATCATCCTTATGACCAAGTTCAGGAAAAAAGAATATTTTTCACTTAATTGA